In a genomic window of Paracoccaceae bacterium:
- a CDS encoding helix-turn-helix transcriptional regulator, whose product MLARRKMRSKELAERVGITEQNVSLLKSGKVKGVRFETLARICEALSCQPGDILIYEDPDD is encoded by the coding sequence ATGCTGGCCCGGCGCAAGATGCGTTCCAAAGAACTGGCGGAACGGGTGGGCATCACCGAGCAAAACGTATCGTTGCTGAAGTCCGGCAAGGTCAAGGGCGTGCGCTTTGAAACGCTCGCGCGGATTTGTGAGGCCCTGTCCTGCCAGCCCGGCGACATCCTGATTTATGAAGACCCCGATGATTAG
- a CDS encoding 5-formyltetrahydrofolate cyclo-ligase, translating into MTDLTEIKASARKDAFARRKAAHAADSGTGAGMLSGLLAGHHGVAISGYMPIRTEIDPVPAMAEAAAYGPVGIPVIVEAGQRLKFAHWEPEMPLIDGPFGARIPENPSFFEPEIVIVPLVAFDAQGGRLGYGGGFYDRTLEALRAARPTLAVGFAYGAQEFQTLPLEVTDQKLDFIVTETGVRDLR; encoded by the coding sequence GTGACGGACCTCACGGAAATCAAAGCTTCAGCGCGCAAAGACGCTTTTGCACGCCGAAAAGCGGCACATGCGGCTGATTCTGGAACGGGCGCGGGCATGCTGTCAGGGCTTTTGGCAGGTCATCATGGGGTGGCGATTTCGGGCTATATGCCAATCCGCACAGAGATTGATCCGGTGCCGGCAATGGCCGAAGCAGCAGCTTATGGGCCTGTCGGGATTCCGGTGATTGTTGAGGCCGGACAGCGCTTGAAGTTTGCGCATTGGGAGCCGGAGATGCCGCTGATCGATGGGCCGTTCGGCGCGCGAATTCCGGAAAATCCTTCGTTCTTTGAACCAGAAATCGTGATCGTGCCTTTGGTTGCCTTTGACGCTCAGGGCGGGCGGCTAGGTTACGGCGGGGGATTTTATGATCGCACATTGGAAGCGCTGCGCGCAGCCCGCCCAACGCTGGCCGTCGGCTTTGCGTATGGCGCACAAGAATTCCAAACACTGCCCCTGGAAGTCACAGATCAGAAACTGGATTTCATCGTAACCGAGACCGGAGTACGCGATCTGCGCTAA
- the mgtE gene encoding magnesium transporter, which produces MSDQTTELEAEIEEDAYLLGPKAISAILYAVDIEDAAKLTELMEPLHAADIADLLEQINAFDRSRLIRLYGREFDGEILSELDESVREEVIAVLTPQVLTQAVRDMDSDDVVDLVEDLEDHQQEAILDALEDVDRDAVQRALGYPEYSAGRLMQREVVMAPEHWTVGEAIDHLRNTPEEELPAQFYHIVIVDPRLHPIGNVTLGKVMRSKRATKLLDIKEETFQVIPALQDESDVAYAFNQYHLISAPVVDDEDRLIGVITIDDAMVVLDEEHEEDILRLAGVGEGSLSDRVVETTKQRLPWLAVNLVTAIAASLVIAQFEAAIAQIVALAVLMPIVASMGGNAGTQSLTVAVRAIATKDLTGANVWRVIRREVLVGLVNGLIFAVIMGTIGIIWFGSPALGYVIAAAMVINLVVAGLAGTAIPVVLDRVGVDPALASGAFVTTVTDVVGFFAFLGLAALVLL; this is translated from the coding sequence ATGTCTGATCAAACAACAGAGCTTGAAGCGGAGATAGAAGAAGACGCCTATCTGCTTGGTCCCAAGGCGATTTCAGCAATTCTCTACGCTGTCGATATCGAAGATGCGGCCAAACTCACGGAGCTGATGGAGCCGCTTCATGCCGCTGATATTGCGGATTTACTGGAGCAGATCAACGCCTTTGACCGATCCCGCCTGATCCGCCTTTATGGGCGCGAATTTGACGGTGAAATTCTCTCGGAACTCGACGAGTCGGTGCGCGAGGAAGTGATTGCCGTTTTGACCCCGCAAGTGCTGACCCAGGCCGTGCGGGACATGGACAGTGACGATGTTGTTGATCTGGTTGAGGACCTCGAGGACCACCAACAAGAAGCCATCCTTGACGCGCTCGAAGACGTTGATCGGGATGCAGTGCAACGCGCGCTTGGGTATCCGGAATATTCGGCCGGACGTCTGATGCAGCGCGAGGTCGTGATGGCCCCCGAACATTGGACCGTGGGCGAAGCGATTGATCATCTGCGCAATACGCCGGAAGAAGAACTGCCCGCTCAGTTTTATCATATCGTCATCGTTGATCCGCGATTGCACCCGATTGGCAATGTCACCTTGGGAAAGGTGATGCGGTCTAAACGCGCGACGAAACTGCTCGATATCAAGGAAGAAACCTTTCAGGTCATTCCCGCGTTGCAGGATGAATCCGATGTGGCTTATGCGTTTAACCAATATCACCTGATTTCCGCGCCCGTGGTGGATGATGAGGACCGATTGATCGGCGTGATTACAATTGATGATGCCATGGTCGTGTTGGATGAAGAACACGAAGAAGACATTCTGCGCCTGGCCGGTGTCGGCGAAGGGTCTTTGTCGGACCGCGTGGTCGAAACGACAAAGCAACGCCTGCCCTGGCTGGCGGTCAATCTGGTGACGGCCATAGCCGCCAGTCTTGTGATCGCGCAGTTTGAGGCGGCGATTGCGCAGATCGTGGCACTTGCCGTGCTGATGCCGATCGTGGCCTCGATGGGCGGGAATGCCGGAACGCAGTCGTTGACTGTCGCTGTGCGCGCCATCGCTACCAAGGATCTCACCGGTGCCAATGTCTGGCGGGTCATTCGTCGCGAGGTTTTGGTGGGCTTGGTGAATGGCCTCATTTTCGCCGTCATCATGGGGACGATCGGCATCATCTGGTTCGGTTCACCCGCACTTGGCTACGTCATTGCGGCAGCGATGGTCATTAACCTTGTGGTGGCCGGGCTTGCGGGTACTGCGATACCAGTTGTGCTGGATCGCGTTGGCGTGGATCCGGCACTCGCATCGGGAGCCTTTGTGACAACGGTCACCGATGTGGTTGGTTTCTTCGCGTTTTTAGGTCTCGCAGCACTGGTTCTTTTGTGA
- the guaD gene encoding guanine deaminase → MNSQTLLLGQTFESRANPLIFPWEDAVSVNSTGAVLIENDRIAAVGDRDALRHAHPKARIVDYGENLICPGLVDAHVHYPQTAIISSWGKQLIDWLNTYTFPEEMRLQDPDYAQRIAARYFDLALDHGTTTMCSYATSHPVSVDAFFTQAARRNMRVVAGKTCMDRNAPVGLCDTAQSAYDDSKSLLQRWHGKGRAHYAITPRFSPTSTPDQLAALGALWAEYPECLMQTHISEQLPEIAWVRALYPEARDYLDTYETHGLLGERAVFGHAIHLEPREIDRISETGAALVHCPTSNSFIGSGLMDLAGLAARKIPLGLATDTGGGSSFSMLRTMAAAYEIAQLRGTALHPARLLWLATAGSARTLHLEDRIGTLATGFDADITILDLASTPAIAQRAHEAETIWEAVFPTIMMGDDRAIADVWIAGRSCKEAN, encoded by the coding sequence ATGAACAGCCAAACTCTCCTCCTGGGCCAGACCTTCGAAAGTCGGGCAAATCCGCTGATATTCCCCTGGGAGGACGCGGTCAGCGTCAATAGCACCGGGGCTGTACTGATCGAGAATGACAGGATTGCCGCCGTGGGTGATCGCGATGCGCTGCGCCATGCACATCCCAAAGCGCGCATTGTGGATTATGGCGAAAACCTGATCTGTCCTGGTTTGGTAGACGCGCATGTGCACTACCCCCAAACCGCGATCATTTCCAGTTGGGGCAAACAGCTGATCGACTGGTTGAACACCTATACGTTTCCCGAAGAAATGCGCCTGCAAGATCCCGATTATGCCCAAAGGATCGCGGCGCGGTATTTTGATCTGGCACTCGATCATGGCACCACGACCATGTGTTCCTATGCCACGAGTCATCCCGTCAGCGTGGATGCGTTTTTTACTCAGGCCGCCAGGCGGAATATGCGGGTCGTTGCCGGCAAGACCTGCATGGATCGCAATGCGCCAGTCGGTCTCTGTGACACGGCGCAATCTGCCTATGACGACAGCAAATCTCTGCTGCAACGCTGGCATGGCAAAGGGCGTGCGCATTACGCGATCACGCCGCGGTTTTCGCCGACCTCTACCCCGGATCAGCTTGCCGCCTTGGGTGCGCTTTGGGCTGAATACCCCGAATGCCTGATGCAGACACATATCAGCGAACAACTGCCTGAGATCGCCTGGGTGCGCGCACTGTACCCAGAAGCGCGCGATTATCTGGACACCTATGAAACCCATGGCCTGCTCGGTGAACGCGCGGTTTTCGGACACGCAATTCATCTTGAACCACGCGAGATTGACCGCATTTCAGAAACTGGCGCGGCGCTGGTGCATTGCCCGACCTCCAACAGCTTTATCGGGTCTGGATTGATGGATTTGGCAGGGCTGGCTGCGCGCAAAATCCCGTTGGGTTTAGCGACGGATACAGGCGGCGGGTCATCTTTTTCGATGCTGCGCACCATGGCAGCCGCTTACGAAATCGCTCAATTGCGTGGGACTGCTCTGCACCCGGCCCGGCTTTTGTGGTTGGCGACAGCCGGTTCAGCGCGCACCCTGCATTTAGAAGACAGGATCGGCACGCTGGCGACAGGGTTTGATGCAGATATCACCATCCTTGATCTCGCCTCGACCCCAGCCATTGCCCAACGGGCGCATGAGGCTGAAACAATTTGGGAAGCTGTGTTTCCCACGATCATGATGGGCGATGACCGAGCAATTGCTGATGTTTGGATCGCAGGTCGTAGCTGTAAAGAAGCTAATTGA
- a CDS encoding CAP domain-containing protein: MRRVICALFIWLPTCAACADPVALQSINDYRALNDRAPLTYSTELEAAALAHATDMAQSGLFDHMGSDGSDVAQRVSRQGYGWCIVAENIAKGQQSMPEVMQDWSESPGHRRNMLSREVSQFALVEGPDQIWVMVLATPGC; this comes from the coding sequence GTGAGGCGCGTCATCTGCGCCCTGTTTATTTGGCTGCCCACCTGCGCCGCGTGTGCGGATCCGGTGGCGCTTCAATCCATAAATGACTACAGGGCGCTCAACGATCGCGCCCCGCTAACCTATTCAACAGAGCTTGAAGCCGCAGCTTTGGCGCATGCAACGGATATGGCGCAATCCGGTCTTTTCGATCATATGGGCAGTGATGGTTCGGACGTCGCCCAGCGGGTATCCCGGCAAGGGTATGGCTGGTGTATTGTCGCCGAGAATATTGCCAAAGGTCAGCAATCCATGCCGGAAGTCATGCAAGACTGGTCGGAATCGCCCGGGCATCGTCGCAATATGCTTTCGCGTGAGGTGTCGCAGTTCGCTTTGGTTGAAGGGCCTGATCAGATCTGGGTCATGGTGTTGGCCACGCCCGGTTGCTGA